A section of the Streptomyces sp. NBC_01363 genome encodes:
- a CDS encoding aminoglycoside phosphotransferase family protein gives MMEMPEAFVRSTLEREGEPGAAWLAELPGIVEELLGRWDCVQDGEVMHGGVGVIVPVRRPAEGAAVVKVSFPHPGNVHEPDAFAAWGGRGAVLLHERYDEHFAMLLERVRSSTLAEVENSDEVMRIAGRISHRLAIPAPPELPRLQDQADAWAAQLRQDAAELTHALPRRVVDAAVATAQELGRDQPDTLIHGDLHARNILRADREPWLAVDPKGYAGDPAYDGGTLLKARSPALLEAGDLRRALFRTMHVFAEVAEVDPERARRWAQFHAVQSAFWGRRHGFRKARGGPQLVWFTQLVDSLAELLVEGT, from the coding sequence ATGATGGAAATGCCAGAGGCGTTCGTGCGGAGCACGCTGGAGCGCGAGGGCGAGCCCGGTGCGGCTTGGCTCGCCGAGCTGCCCGGGATCGTGGAGGAGCTGCTGGGGCGCTGGGACTGCGTGCAGGACGGGGAGGTCATGCATGGGGGAGTCGGGGTCATCGTTCCGGTGCGGCGGCCGGCCGAGGGGGCGGCCGTGGTGAAGGTGTCCTTTCCCCATCCCGGCAACGTGCATGAACCGGACGCGTTTGCGGCCTGGGGCGGACGAGGAGCGGTGCTGCTGCACGAGCGCTACGACGAGCACTTCGCGATGCTCCTGGAGCGAGTCCGGTCGTCGACCCTGGCGGAGGTCGAGAACAGCGATGAGGTGATGAGGATCGCAGGGCGGATCAGTCATCGGCTGGCCATCCCAGCGCCGCCAGAACTGCCCCGGCTCCAGGACCAGGCCGATGCCTGGGCAGCCCAACTCCGGCAAGACGCCGCAGAGCTGACACACGCGTTGCCCCGACGCGTGGTCGACGCCGCGGTGGCGACGGCCCAGGAATTGGGCCGCGACCAGCCGGACACCCTCATCCACGGCGACCTGCATGCTCGCAACATCCTGCGTGCCGACCGTGAGCCGTGGCTGGCCGTCGACCCCAAGGGGTACGCAGGAGATCCCGCATACGACGGCGGCACTCTGCTCAAGGCGCGGTCGCCGGCGCTCCTCGAAGCGGGCGACCTGAGAAGGGCGCTGTTCCGGACCATGCATGTCTTCGCCGAGGTGGCCGAAGTCGATCCCGAACGCGCCCGGCGTTGGGCTCAGTTCCATGCGGTCCAAAGCGCTTTCTGGGGTCGCCGTC